In Papaver somniferum cultivar HN1 chromosome 1, ASM357369v1, whole genome shotgun sequence, a genomic segment contains:
- the LOC113356963 gene encoding late secretory pathway protein AVL9-like: protein MSSSKEEEEAKRAIQDAKSMIRDGKYKNAKAKIQETINIPSSSTESEVESRYQTLRAHLVTVRCHQIRGTDNAIKELDLAMSSMYKENYPKVDRKRRAPSRYISEDEDEDEYTYAAQSAEDEDENKATDEENADSDDDDGGGGGDSDESYEDKIKNLDGKIREEMLQLANVQCRISKLKSEKQVVEAQHCSFKSEMASLKSKLSNGDLCNMVQMEEVEDNC from the exons ATGAGTTcttctaaagaagaagaagaagcaaaacGAGCAATCCAAGATGCTAAATCCATGATTAGAGACGGTAAATACAAAAATGCAAAAGCAAAGATACAAGAGACAATCAAT ATCCCATCTTCATCCACAGAATCAGAGGTGGAATCTCGTTATCAAACACTCAGGGCTCATTTGGTTACAGTCAGATGCCACCAAATCAGAGGTACAGATAATGCTATTAAAGAGCTAGATTTAGCCATGTCTTCTATGTACAAGGAAAACTACCCTAAGGTTGATAGAAAACGTAGGGCGCCTTCTCGTTATAtttctgaagatgaagatgaagatgaatataCTTATGCTGCTCAGTctgctgaagatgaagatgagaacAAAGCCACTGACGAGGAGAACGCtgattccgatgatgatgacggtggtggtggtggtgatagcgATGAGAGCTATGAAGACAAAATCAAGAATTTGGATGGTAAAATTAGGGAGGAAATGCTGCAATTGGCGAATGTTCAATGTAGGATCTCCAAGTTAAAGAGTGAAAAACAAGTGGTGGAAGCTCAGCATTGTAGTTTCAAATCGGAAATGGCTAGTCTTAAGTCTAAGCTGAGTAATGGAGATTTATGCAACATGGTGCAAATGGAGGAGGTTGAAGATAATTGCTGA